A single region of the Gracilibacillus caseinilyticus genome encodes:
- a CDS encoding IS256 family transposase, with the protein MGKPKRDPNSVDLANKIIEQYQPETVEDMQNALKDIFGPMFETMLKDEMDHHLGYSSNEKGQKNTENRRNGYGKKTVKTSTGEVELEVPRDRDGSFEPQVIPKRQRDVSAIENKVISMYARGMSQRDISSTIEDIYGFSVSHEMVSNITDHVLTELEEWQTRPLQPCYPFVFVDCLYATIRNDYETKKYAVYTMLGYTMEGKKEILGLWLNETESKHKWMQIFDEIKTRGVEDIFFLSIDGVSGLEEGARAIFPALTVQRCIVHLIRNSLKYVPSKDYKPFTAALRKVYGASSLKACRSAFETFQQQWSSYPGAIDVWKRHFSHVEQLFDYGSAIRKIMYTTNAVESVHSSYRKVTQKGAFPHENALLKVLYLRTKELENKWEGGHIQQWAMVMNQLLIHDHLKDRVLKYLE; encoded by the coding sequence ATGGGGAAACCAAAAAGAGATCCTAACTCCGTAGATTTAGCGAACAAGATTATCGAACAGTATCAACCTGAAACAGTAGAAGACATGCAAAATGCATTAAAAGACATTTTCGGACCAATGTTTGAGACGATGCTAAAAGACGAAATGGACCATCACCTAGGATACTCCTCCAATGAAAAGGGCCAAAAAAATACGGAAAACCGACGTAATGGATACGGAAAGAAAACGGTCAAAACATCAACTGGAGAAGTGGAACTAGAAGTGCCAAGAGATCGTGACGGCTCCTTCGAACCACAAGTCATTCCCAAACGCCAACGAGATGTCTCAGCTATTGAAAACAAAGTAATTTCCATGTACGCCCGTGGTATGTCTCAAAGAGATATCTCTTCGACTATTGAAGATATTTACGGGTTTTCTGTGTCTCATGAAATGGTGTCTAACATTACGGATCACGTGTTAACAGAATTAGAAGAATGGCAAACCAGACCCTTACAACCGTGTTATCCTTTTGTTTTTGTAGACTGCCTTTATGCCACTATTCGCAATGACTATGAAACGAAGAAATATGCGGTTTATACGATGTTAGGCTACACCATGGAAGGCAAAAAGGAGATACTTGGCTTATGGCTTAATGAAACCGAAAGTAAGCATAAATGGATGCAAATCTTTGATGAGATTAAAACAAGAGGGGTAGAAGATATTTTCTTTCTATCTATCGATGGCGTGAGTGGCTTAGAAGAAGGTGCTCGTGCCATATTCCCGGCATTAACAGTCCAACGTTGTATCGTTCACCTTATTCGAAATTCACTTAAATATGTACCAAGTAAAGACTATAAACCTTTCACAGCTGCTTTACGAAAAGTATATGGAGCATCTAGTCTAAAAGCTTGTCGCAGCGCCTTTGAAACCTTTCAACAACAATGGTCTTCTTATCCTGGAGCCATTGATGTGTGGAAACGTCATTTTTCTCATGTGGAACAGCTTTTTGATTACGGTAGTGCGATTCGCAAAATCATGTATACAACAAATGCCGTAGAAAGTGTTCACTCCAGCTATCGTAAAGTTACCCAAAAAGGAGCATTCCCACACGAGAATGCCCTATTAAAAGTCTTATATTTACGAACAAAAGAACTTGAAAATAAATGGGAAGGTGGCCATATTCAGCAATGGGCCATGGTGATGAACCAGTTATTAATTCATGACCACCTCAAGGATCGTGTATTAAAGTATTTGGAATGA
- a CDS encoding nucleobase:cation symporter-2 family protein: MENTARKLETEVKTEQIEKENVSIGKSLFIGLQHVLAMDLFIPPIILAGLLSFSVTDSALLIQMTFIACGLATLIQAGFAMKLPVMQGPSFVPLSALAAIGTTSGVGAMIGSLIPGALLIALIGKPLKLFSKVVKRIIPPIVAGTVIVVVGISLMPSAINSIYGGEGTFNQNILIAFVTATVLIICMYLGEKVTSFKFVKVASVILALGIGTIVASFFDLVDFSAVGEASWFALPSIFAFGVPTFDINAILIMLAIYLIIVIETTGTWFTVGEVTEEKLDDKRLNGGAFGEGLGCFIGSFFGGTPVTGYSSNAGIIAITGVKSRKPILAGGVILLILGMMPKLMNVIASIPEVVINGVFAILCVVIMMNGFKVIKKAPFTERNMIVIGAPILLALFAVLLPADAMNTLPQIVTYFVASGTAVGAIGALILNLILPAKSDDKTADDKGEDMTYATR, translated from the coding sequence ATGGAGAACACAGCTAGAAAGTTAGAAACAGAAGTGAAAACAGAACAGATAGAGAAAGAGAATGTTTCGATTGGGAAATCATTATTTATCGGGTTACAGCATGTACTAGCAATGGACTTATTTATACCTCCAATTATTTTGGCTGGATTATTATCTTTTTCCGTAACTGATAGTGCCTTATTAATTCAAATGACCTTTATTGCATGTGGACTGGCAACCTTGATTCAAGCTGGATTTGCGATGAAGCTTCCAGTTATGCAGGGACCATCCTTTGTCCCGCTAAGTGCATTGGCAGCTATTGGCACGACTTCAGGAGTTGGAGCAATGATTGGAAGTTTAATCCCTGGCGCATTGTTAATTGCGCTGATCGGAAAGCCGTTAAAGCTTTTCAGTAAAGTTGTGAAAAGAATTATTCCGCCGATCGTAGCGGGAACCGTTATTGTAGTAGTTGGTATTTCGCTTATGCCGAGTGCGATTAATTCTATTTACGGCGGTGAGGGAACTTTTAATCAAAATATTCTGATTGCCTTTGTTACAGCAACAGTACTCATCATTTGTATGTATCTTGGAGAAAAGGTAACATCATTTAAATTCGTTAAAGTAGCTTCGGTTATATTAGCTTTGGGTATTGGAACGATTGTGGCATCATTCTTTGATTTAGTAGATTTTTCTGCAGTTGGTGAAGCGTCATGGTTTGCATTGCCAAGTATTTTTGCTTTTGGCGTACCAACATTTGATATTAATGCTATTTTAATTATGCTTGCTATTTATCTCATTATTGTCATTGAAACGACCGGAACGTGGTTTACAGTCGGAGAAGTAACGGAAGAAAAGCTGGATGATAAACGTTTGAATGGTGGCGCATTTGGTGAAGGGTTAGGTTGTTTTATCGGCTCGTTCTTTGGTGGTACACCAGTCACTGGTTATTCTTCCAATGCAGGAATCATTGCGATTACTGGTGTGAAAAGTCGTAAACCAATACTAGCGGGTGGAGTCATTCTATTAATTTTAGGGATGATGCCGAAATTAATGAACGTAATCGCAAGTATTCCAGAAGTTGTTATTAACGGCGTTTTTGCAATCTTATGTGTGGTTATTATGATGAACGGATTTAAAGTTATTAAGAAAGCACCGTTTACTGAACGCAACATGATCGTAATTGGTGCACCAATCTTGCTTGCATTGTTTGCCGTTTTATTACCTGCAGATGCCATGAACACATTACCACAGATTGTGACGTATTTCGTTGCTTCAGGCACAGCAGTCGGAGCAATTGGAGCCTTAATTCTTAATTTAATTTTACCAGCAAAAAGTGATGACAAAACGGCAGATGATAAAGGGGAGGATATGACCTATGCAACAAGATAA
- the rpiA gene encoding ribose-5-phosphate isomerase RpiA, giving the protein MDLKRKAGEKAAKYVEDGMIVGLGTGSTAYWAILKLGELVADGLNIKGIPTSKNTEELAQKLGIPMLKMSEVNKIDVAIDGADEATANFALIKGGGGALLREKMIASIAKQFIVVIDPSKYVERLGQFPLPVEIITFGWEITSSQISLLGCKPILRRGNQAPFVTDNGNYIVDCYFDSIVDRDGMNTALNSIPGVVENGLFVDMADVLIIGRENGDAEVLSF; this is encoded by the coding sequence ATGGATCTGAAGCGAAAAGCAGGTGAAAAAGCGGCGAAATATGTGGAAGATGGGATGATTGTCGGCCTTGGCACAGGATCTACCGCTTACTGGGCGATTTTGAAGCTGGGAGAATTAGTAGCAGATGGGCTGAACATCAAAGGAATTCCGACTTCGAAAAATACCGAGGAGTTAGCCCAAAAACTAGGTATTCCAATGTTGAAAATGTCGGAAGTTAACAAAATAGATGTTGCAATAGATGGAGCAGATGAAGCTACTGCTAATTTTGCATTAATCAAAGGCGGTGGTGGAGCATTATTGCGCGAAAAAATGATAGCATCTATTGCGAAACAATTTATCGTGGTAATTGATCCTTCCAAATATGTGGAAAGGCTAGGTCAATTCCCGTTACCTGTAGAGATAATAACATTCGGTTGGGAGATCACGAGCAGCCAAATTAGCTTACTCGGATGTAAGCCAATATTACGTCGGGGAAATCAAGCTCCATTTGTTACAGACAATGGTAATTATATAGTAGATTGCTACTTTGATTCGATAGTGGATCGAGATGGCATGAATACTGCACTAAATAGCATTCCGGGAGTAGTAGAGAATGGTCTCTTTGTGGATATGGCCGATGTACTCATTATTGGACGGGAAAATGGTGATGCAGAAGTTTTGTCTTTCTAG
- a CDS encoding 5-methyltetrahydropteroyltriglutamate--homocysteine S-methyltransferase, translating to MMTISIHPPFKADHVGSLLRPDNLLQARKDYKAGNITAQQLHDIETKELKRIVDKQIEVGLQAVTDGEFRRDWWHIDFLEHLNGIEGYVPNQGFDFEDEETDPYNVRNIGEISFNPDHPFLRDFKTFNSIVDGRAVAKQTIPSPNQLLYVGMRNPDIYPDIEAYADDIVNAYRDALAAFYEAGCRYIQLDDVSIAGFVTENDFIYDHAYSMDQLFDLSLRMVNHVLNDKPEDLYVTTHLCRGNYRSTHAFSGAYDKIAPRLFAEEKVDAFFLEYDDERSGTFEPLKYIPAGGPNVVIGIFTSKKGELEDKEEMKARIEEASQFVPKSQLCISPQCGFSSTHHGNKLTEQQQWDKLKYVVDIAKETLK from the coding sequence ATGATGACAATTTCTATTCACCCGCCATTTAAGGCAGACCATGTCGGTAGTCTCTTACGACCTGACAACTTACTTCAAGCACGAAAAGATTACAAAGCTGGTAACATCACTGCCCAGCAATTACATGACATCGAAACAAAAGAATTAAAGCGAATCGTCGACAAGCAAATAGAAGTTGGCCTTCAAGCAGTTACGGACGGAGAGTTCAGAAGAGATTGGTGGCACATAGATTTTCTTGAGCATCTGAACGGGATCGAAGGGTACGTCCCTAATCAAGGGTTCGATTTCGAAGACGAAGAAACAGACCCTTACAATGTTCGTAATATCGGTGAAATCTCATTTAATCCAGATCATCCATTTCTGCGAGACTTTAAAACGTTCAATAGTATAGTAGACGGGCGTGCAGTGGCTAAGCAAACGATCCCGAGTCCGAATCAATTATTATATGTAGGCATGAGAAACCCTGACATTTATCCAGATATCGAAGCGTATGCGGATGATATCGTGAATGCCTATCGAGATGCACTTGCTGCATTCTATGAAGCTGGCTGCCGCTATATTCAATTAGATGATGTATCGATCGCTGGTTTTGTCACAGAAAATGACTTTATTTACGACCATGCTTATTCCATGGATCAATTATTCGATCTGTCACTAAGAATGGTGAATCATGTATTAAATGATAAGCCGGAAGATCTTTATGTCACCACTCATTTATGCCGAGGAAACTATCGATCTACGCACGCTTTTTCCGGCGCCTATGATAAAATTGCACCTCGTTTATTTGCCGAGGAAAAAGTCGATGCCTTTTTCTTAGAATATGATGATGAGCGCTCAGGGACATTTGAACCGTTAAAGTATATTCCGGCTGGTGGACCTAATGTCGTGATCGGTATCTTTACTTCTAAAAAAGGAGAACTAGAAGATAAAGAAGAGATGAAAGCACGGATTGAGGAAGCAAGTCAATTTGTCCCAAAGTCACAACTGTGTATTAGTCCACAATGTGGATTCTCATCGACACATCATGGTAATAAATTGACAGAACAACAACAATGGGACAAGCTGAAATACGTGGTAGATATTGCAAAAGAAACGCTGAAATAA
- a CDS encoding Na+/H+ antiporter NhaC family protein, whose protein sequence is MSNKKGNITALAPLFIFVLLFIGTGIISGDFSNMPLNVAVIIASAIALAMNRKEKLADKIDIFTKGAGHPNIMLMAVIFVLAGAFSQTAKGMGAVDATVNLGLSLIPSNLLMVGLFIVGCFISISMGTSMGTVAALAPIGIGIAEQTGIPLALAMGTVIGGAIFGDNLSMISDTTIAAVRTQKTKMSDKFKANFWIVLPGALVTAIILWIVTSGEQIDALGDYSYQFVKILPYLTVLIAAILGVNVLIVLTGGTIFAGLIGLFDGSYTLASFIQAVSQGIINMEDIAIVAILIGGIIAVIQHNGGIQWLLHAVTSKIKTKKGAEFAIAGLVSTTDIATANNTISIIITGPLAKNIADEYQIDARKSASILDIFAGGWQGIVPYGGQMLAASGLAAISPVSIIPYSFYPIALLIFGIIAILIGFPRFKQK, encoded by the coding sequence ATGTCTAACAAGAAGGGGAATATAACGGCACTTGCCCCGTTATTCATCTTTGTCTTATTATTTATTGGAACTGGCATCATCTCTGGTGATTTTTCCAACATGCCGTTAAATGTGGCGGTCATTATCGCAAGTGCCATTGCATTAGCGATGAACCGAAAAGAGAAACTAGCTGATAAAATTGATATATTTACGAAAGGCGCTGGCCACCCGAATATTATGTTGATGGCTGTTATTTTTGTATTAGCAGGCGCCTTCTCCCAAACTGCTAAAGGAATGGGAGCAGTCGATGCTACGGTTAACCTGGGATTATCCTTAATACCTAGTAATCTATTAATGGTAGGATTGTTTATTGTTGGCTGTTTTATCTCGATTTCGATGGGAACTTCAATGGGAACTGTCGCAGCGCTGGCACCGATTGGAATTGGCATTGCGGAACAAACCGGCATCCCTTTGGCCTTAGCAATGGGGACAGTAATTGGCGGTGCGATCTTCGGTGATAATCTGTCGATGATTTCCGATACAACCATCGCTGCCGTTCGAACACAAAAAACAAAAATGAGCGATAAGTTTAAAGCGAACTTTTGGATCGTGTTACCTGGAGCGCTCGTCACTGCTATCATTTTATGGATCGTAACGTCTGGTGAGCAAATCGATGCACTTGGAGATTATTCTTATCAGTTTGTGAAAATACTTCCGTATCTTACTGTTCTGATTGCTGCAATACTAGGTGTCAATGTATTAATTGTTTTAACAGGCGGGACAATTTTTGCCGGTCTTATCGGTTTATTTGATGGTTCGTATACGTTGGCTTCTTTCATTCAAGCTGTTTCACAAGGAATCATCAACATGGAGGATATTGCTATTGTTGCGATATTAATCGGTGGTATTATTGCCGTTATTCAGCATAATGGCGGGATTCAGTGGCTATTACACGCTGTCACAAGTAAGATTAAAACGAAAAAAGGCGCGGAATTTGCCATTGCTGGCCTTGTCAGTACAACAGATATCGCGACTGCGAATAATACAATCTCGATAATTATTACCGGCCCATTAGCAAAAAATATCGCAGATGAATATCAGATTGACGCTCGTAAGTCTGCCAGTATTCTCGATATTTTTGCCGGAGGATGGCAAGGTATTGTACCTTACGGTGGACAAATGCTAGCAGCTTCAGGACTAGCAGCTATTTCGCCAGTAAGTATTATACCGTATTCTTTCTATCCGATTGCTTTACTGATTTTTGGGATAATAGCAATTTTAATAGGTTTTCCACGATTTAAACAAAAATAG
- a CDS encoding SDR family NAD(P)-dependent oxidoreductase, with the protein MYAMDLTNKVAIVTGGISGIGKAIVDAFLDCGAKVAVADMAPPAITESEHLFYQQVDVSNQKQVTAMVDNVAEHFGKIDILVNNAGISTMDYFVDIKEQDWDKTMDVNGKGVYMCMQTVARKLQHQGEGGKIINIASQAGKNGYRLMGSYVASKHAVLGMTKVAAIELAKDQINVNAVCPGIVETEMKKKERVIGGSLRGVNAATIQAEDHSQVPLGRTAVPADIANVVVFLASNYSNYMTGQGINVTGGMTMN; encoded by the coding sequence ATGTATGCGATGGATTTAACAAATAAAGTAGCCATTGTAACCGGAGGTATTAGCGGAATTGGAAAAGCGATAGTCGATGCATTTTTGGATTGTGGTGCTAAAGTGGCGGTAGCCGATATGGCACCACCTGCGATCACAGAGTCTGAACATCTCTTTTACCAGCAGGTTGATGTTTCCAATCAGAAACAAGTAACAGCCATGGTAGACAATGTCGCAGAGCACTTTGGCAAAATAGATATTCTCGTAAACAATGCTGGCATTTCAACGATGGATTACTTCGTAGATATCAAAGAACAGGACTGGGACAAAACAATGGATGTCAATGGCAAAGGTGTCTATATGTGCATGCAAACTGTCGCCAGGAAGTTACAACATCAAGGAGAGGGCGGTAAAATCATCAATATCGCATCGCAGGCTGGAAAAAATGGCTACCGGTTAATGGGCAGCTATGTTGCTTCGAAACATGCAGTCCTTGGCATGACAAAAGTAGCCGCTATCGAATTGGCAAAGGATCAAATCAATGTCAATGCAGTCTGTCCAGGTATTGTAGAAACAGAAATGAAGAAAAAGGAAAGAGTCATTGGTGGTAGCTTGCGCGGAGTTAATGCTGCAACGATTCAAGCGGAAGATCATTCGCAAGTACCACTTGGACGAACGGCAGTGCCGGCAGACATCGCAAATGTGGTTGTTTTTCTCGCATCTAATTACTCTAATTATATGACTGGTCAAGGCATCAACGTGACCGGCGGTATGACGATGAATTAA
- a CDS encoding aromatic ring-hydroxylating oxygenase subunit alpha, whose amino-acid sequence MQQDKLWNEWHPVCTAAELQDDPKQVHVLGERVVVFRNEKGVHAFKDLCIHRGAALSLGKVVDGKLVCAYHAWEYNDHGTCTKIPALPCERPIPKKARATVYHCEDYLGLIWVNLGDDPAPFIKYPEGEQKGYRTIICGPYDVKANAPRIIENFLDVSHLMFVHEGMLGDADHAEVVDYDVDFIDGRLITSKIPVYQPNSDGRSKGGYTDYVYEVLNPIVARFTKTTEGSDEEFTILTAVNQLDHEKCQVFMLLTRNYDLDAPDQPFRDFQDVIFYQDLDVVESQKPELLPLDLQMEMHLKSDALTIAYRRWLDELGVENGTMPIDPEKRSKQKKKA is encoded by the coding sequence ATGCAACAAGATAAGCTATGGAATGAATGGCACCCGGTTTGTACGGCAGCAGAATTACAAGATGATCCGAAACAAGTACATGTGCTTGGTGAGCGAGTTGTTGTTTTTCGTAATGAAAAAGGCGTCCATGCTTTCAAGGATTTGTGTATTCACCGAGGAGCTGCACTATCATTAGGCAAAGTCGTCGATGGAAAGTTAGTATGTGCTTACCATGCCTGGGAGTATAATGATCATGGTACATGTACAAAGATTCCGGCGCTTCCATGTGAGAGACCGATTCCGAAAAAAGCAAGAGCAACTGTGTATCATTGTGAGGACTATTTAGGTCTGATCTGGGTTAATCTTGGTGATGATCCAGCTCCATTTATTAAATATCCTGAAGGGGAGCAGAAAGGATATCGCACGATTATTTGCGGTCCCTATGATGTAAAAGCCAATGCTCCAAGAATTATTGAAAACTTTCTTGATGTATCCCACTTAATGTTTGTCCATGAAGGCATGCTGGGTGATGCTGACCATGCGGAAGTAGTCGATTATGATGTAGACTTTATCGATGGTCGTTTGATTACAAGCAAAATTCCTGTCTATCAGCCGAATTCGGATGGACGCTCCAAAGGTGGCTATACCGATTATGTCTATGAAGTATTAAATCCGATTGTTGCCAGATTTACGAAAACAACGGAAGGTTCTGACGAAGAGTTTACGATTCTTACGGCGGTTAATCAGTTAGACCATGAAAAATGTCAGGTGTTTATGCTGTTAACAAGAAACTATGATTTAGATGCGCCGGACCAGCCATTCCGCGATTTCCAGGATGTCATTTTCTATCAAGACTTAGACGTTGTCGAAAGTCAGAAACCAGAATTACTTCCACTCGATCTGCAAATGGAAATGCACTTAAAATCAGACGCGCTTACGATCGCATATCGTCGCTGGCTGGATGAATTAGGTGTTGAAAATGGAACAATGCCAATCGATCCGGAAAAACGGAGTAAACAGAAGAAAAAAGCTTAG
- the guaD gene encoding guanine deaminase, which translates to MNKYSRIFLGTAFTSRSEKEVNILQDYLFCINEQGMIEKAVAPEDPQYQTILNAYKEEECFHQLQYGEYLLPGFVDLHIHAPQWAQAGTALDLPLNDWLHTYTFPLEAKFSDMAFAEKVYDDLVNTLLANGTTTGLYFATVHKESSFRLAEICAEKGQRGLIGKVVADDPEQNPDYYRDLDAETALSETEAFILEVKELAKNVKQGVYPVVTPRFIPSCSDEALKGLGELAEKYNTHIQSHCSESDWEHSYVKERFDKNDAFALNDFGLLREKSVMAHCNFLEDDDVALFAETGTAIGHCPLSNAYFANSVIPISHLHAKGVDVGLGTDISAGATPSIYDNAKQAVVSSRMLEDGVDTSLPPAKRGVADSRITINEAFYFATAGGGESLSLPIGRIDAGYAWDVQIVNTAKLPIFDESEPLYDIFQKILYLVKAENIKEVWVQGEKVK; encoded by the coding sequence ATGAATAAATATTCGCGAATTTTCCTTGGAACTGCTTTTACTAGTCGATCGGAAAAAGAAGTTAACATTTTGCAAGACTATCTCTTTTGTATCAATGAACAAGGCATGATTGAAAAAGCAGTCGCTCCAGAAGACCCACAGTATCAAACTATTCTGAATGCGTATAAGGAAGAGGAATGCTTCCACCAGCTGCAATACGGAGAATATCTTCTTCCCGGATTCGTCGACTTGCATATCCACGCGCCTCAGTGGGCTCAAGCTGGCACTGCATTGGATCTTCCACTTAATGATTGGCTGCATACGTATACCTTTCCGCTCGAAGCTAAGTTCTCGGATATGGCTTTTGCTGAAAAGGTATATGATGACCTTGTTAATACATTGCTTGCTAACGGCACCACCACGGGACTTTATTTCGCCACTGTCCATAAAGAATCAAGTTTCCGGTTAGCTGAAATTTGTGCAGAAAAAGGACAACGCGGTCTCATAGGGAAGGTTGTGGCAGATGATCCGGAGCAAAATCCTGACTATTACCGGGATCTAGATGCAGAAACAGCTTTATCTGAAACAGAGGCTTTTATTCTTGAGGTCAAAGAATTAGCTAAGAACGTGAAACAAGGTGTTTATCCAGTTGTTACACCCCGGTTTATCCCAAGCTGTTCGGATGAGGCATTGAAAGGATTAGGGGAATTAGCAGAAAAGTATAATACACACATTCAATCACACTGCAGTGAGAGTGACTGGGAACACAGCTATGTAAAAGAGAGATTTGATAAAAATGATGCCTTTGCCTTAAATGATTTTGGCTTATTGCGAGAAAAATCTGTGATGGCTCATTGTAACTTTTTAGAAGACGATGATGTGGCATTATTTGCTGAAACAGGCACAGCGATTGGACATTGCCCATTGTCGAATGCGTATTTTGCCAACAGTGTCATTCCCATTTCCCATCTTCATGCAAAGGGTGTGGATGTTGGATTAGGTACTGACATCTCGGCAGGAGCGACGCCAAGCATTTACGATAATGCGAAGCAAGCAGTAGTTTCATCAAGAATGCTCGAAGATGGGGTCGATACCTCCCTTCCTCCAGCTAAAAGAGGAGTGGCAGATTCCCGGATAACCATTAATGAAGCATTTTATTTCGCAACCGCTGGTGGTGGCGAAAGTCTGAGCCTGCCAATCGGTCGCATCGACGCAGGGTACGCTTGGGACGTTCAGATCGTTAACACAGCGAAACTACCGATCTTCGATGAAAGTGAACCATTATACGACATTTTTCAAAAGATCTTATATTTGGTTAAAGCTGAGAATATTAAGGAAGTCTGGGTTCAAGGAGAAAAAGTCAAATAA
- a CDS encoding S-ribosylhomocysteine lyase, producing the protein MVKKMNVESFNLDHTKVAAPYIRLAGTTEGANGDIIHKYDVRLKQPNQAHMEMPALHSLEHLMAENIRNHHDTVVDFGPMGCQTGFYLTVINHDNYDEVLDAVEASLKDVLAATEVPACNEVQCGWASSHSLEGAQTLAQELLDKRAEWKNVFAD; encoded by the coding sequence ATGGTCAAGAAAATGAACGTAGAAAGTTTTAATCTAGATCACACAAAAGTAGCAGCACCATATATCCGCTTAGCAGGTACAACAGAAGGCGCAAATGGCGATATCATCCACAAATATGATGTACGTTTAAAACAACCGAATCAAGCGCACATGGAAATGCCCGCTCTCCATTCATTGGAACATTTAATGGCCGAAAACATTCGTAATCATCATGATACTGTCGTAGATTTTGGCCCAATGGGTTGTCAAACCGGCTTTTATTTAACGGTTATTAATCACGACAACTATGATGAAGTGTTAGATGCAGTAGAAGCATCATTAAAAGATGTGCTAGCAGCAACAGAAGTACCTGCATGTAACGAAGTACAGTGCGGGTGGGCTTCCAGTCACAGCCTCGAAGGCGCCCAAACATTAGCACAGGAACTGCTGGACAAACGGGCAGAATGGAAAAATGTATTTGCTGATTAA
- a CDS encoding D-2-hydroxyacid dehydrogenase — translation MEIHHLLFVSELNQELEKLLAPYQIEKDIRFKKEEDIQSSDLQWADAFVSFKTKKSYDYGKVKWVHSLGAGVDHFLFQKDWDENVLLTRTICSFGERISEYCLSFLLKDLQFHDRFTEHQSEKCWQPIKPRMLKESKIVIYGTGEIGQKLAVVLSSFGVEVYGVSLSGKQKAGFKQVFKTEDHCMMLKSVDYMINTLPLTKKTEQLFNDRIFSNLSQAGFINVGRGESVAESDLLTALDTEQLRFAVLDVFANEPMPAEHPFWKEPRITITPHISAVTTAEEAVQCFVETLERVENDRPLQNQVDIEKGF, via the coding sequence ATGGAGATTCATCATCTTTTATTTGTGAGTGAGTTGAATCAAGAATTAGAGAAGTTACTCGCACCGTATCAAATAGAAAAAGACATTCGCTTTAAAAAGGAAGAGGACATCCAATCATCAGATTTGCAGTGGGCGGATGCTTTTGTTTCTTTTAAAACCAAGAAAAGCTATGACTATGGTAAAGTAAAGTGGGTTCATTCTCTTGGTGCTGGCGTGGATCATTTTTTGTTTCAGAAAGATTGGGATGAGAATGTTCTGCTAACAAGAACGATCTGTTCATTTGGTGAAAGAATCAGTGAATATTGCTTAAGTTTTCTGCTGAAAGATTTACAATTTCATGATCGTTTTACTGAACACCAGTCAGAAAAATGCTGGCAGCCAATAAAACCGAGAATGTTAAAGGAATCAAAGATTGTCATATATGGAACAGGTGAGATTGGTCAAAAGCTAGCAGTTGTACTGTCGTCATTTGGTGTGGAAGTGTACGGAGTATCGTTAAGCGGCAAGCAAAAAGCGGGGTTTAAACAAGTATTTAAAACCGAAGACCATTGCATGATGTTAAAGTCCGTTGATTACATGATCAATACACTGCCATTAACGAAAAAAACGGAGCAGCTTTTCAATGATCGTATTTTTAGCAATCTCTCTCAAGCGGGATTTATAAATGTGGGCAGAGGAGAATCGGTTGCAGAGTCTGACTTATTAACAGCTCTGGATACTGAACAGCTAAGATTTGCAGTATTAGATGTCTTCGCAAATGAACCAATGCCAGCAGAACATCCTTTTTGGAAAGAGCCTAGAATTACGATAACACCACATATATCAGCTGTTACTACAGCGGAAGAAGCTGTACAATGTTTTGTGGAAACACTCGAACGTGTTGAAAATGATCGTCCTTTACAAAACCAGGTTGATATAGAAAAAGGATTCTAA